The genomic window CTACCTATTAATAACCAAATTTACGTATCACATATCTCAATTGAACTAAAGTTctactgttttaaaatacttatactaatattttaaatgctaaatttataattgtttaactttttttattttaatatcacatataaatatttaatatcaagttttgaataaaacttttattgatttattgatcTGATACCTTTCACGAAGGTcatctaaacatttttgaagatGAACTTCTCCTGCAGTGACAATTACATGCTCACCTGTTTCTtgcattattacctataacaaacaatatacattttgtaatattaatacaaatttaaaattttgtgtaattattaaaaaatgacataTTAGTAGcaatattcaaaatcaataataatttaagtcagCATTGAGCAAGAAATTGTGtctggaaaaatattataatactataattataaatacttatcaaacattaaatacaaatagtttttgtttacCATTCagttctttataaaaaatttaaataataaaaatatttgctgGCCTGCaaatacaagaaaataaacatatttttttcttaaaaaaaacctatattttaagtcagtatattttttaagttgaaaagAGTGTTTATGAGTTTGAACCATGATAGAAATAACTACATCAAATCATGTCAACGTTGACAAAGATATCAAAATGTACTCAAACTTGAGTATTCCTCCTAATCAATATGCCTCTATTCCTGTTCAAGTAAAACTACCTAACAATAATACTTTGTCGACTAATTTTGCTTTATCCGATACAATTTTGGAAGTCAAACGTTTCATTTTACCAGCTTTACAaccaaaaatagaaaatatacaacaaataaaatgtgttatgcATGATGAACATAAAGTATTTGAAACAAATGACTATACagtactaaaacaaaaatggaaCAATTCTCCcattcaaatatctgtaagtATTAAACATCATGAGGACATTGAAAAGATATCCAATGAGCCCAATGCTTCAGGCACTTCAGCACAGCTCATAATTCATCCAGAGTATGGGAATATACTTGATACTAATGCCATGATTCCAAAACAAGTAAcaggatataaaaataaaaataccggTAAGCTGTACAGAAATACAATTGTACAAACAGTATCTGAAAATATTGACATTGATAGTCAGTACTACGagaataaaatgtcaatagcAATTCAAACAATTCAAACTAAAGATGCAACTACTGAATCTATTGTTGAATTTGGTACGCAAACTGAATCAATGGATGTTCTTCGatcattaaatgttataagagAAATAAGTAACCAccataaaataagattaacaacatttaattaacttttgtaTTATCTAACAATAGCTCCTCGTCAATCTGTTATACTTCCGGATGTAAACAGAATAAAAGACCTTGATAAATATGCTCGTGTAATACAAAAGTCTGTACGATTGTGGATATCAAGAAAGAAATTTAAGCGCATCTTggaatactattattacaaaaagaaattaacatgtgatgaagaaaaaaacttaaaaaatattattaagtttgagcagtcacaaaataaattaaatctacaATATCCTACTAAAACTAGAGATTTTGAAGCtctttattctataattcatgaccattataaaaacatcaaaagttctgaaaaaaataaatcaccaaaatgtataataaatgaaaataaagaacacttaaaaaaagaattagaaTGCTTTAAAGAAATAACCAAACATCAGAATCAAGTTAAAGAAATAgctaaagataaaaaaatatttagacaactatataaaatatctaagccAGTTATCATGACAAGAAGCAATGGAGAAACAATTTCCATAAAAACTCCAGAAACGTATCAAGCCAAACAATTGATGAAACTTTACTTAGacctaaagaaaaataatctaaGTAAAGATGAAAGAACTAAATTGCTTTTAAAGTTGCGAGAAACTTTAGAGCCCTTTAAAGAAATAGATTTAACAAAACcaattattgatttgttaACTAGAGAATTAACTATGTTGAATGTTATTCAAATAGAAGatgataaattacaaattttaagaaaacgtATTGAAATATCTTTTCAATGGATTTTAAAACAACCAGAAATAAATCCAGCAAtcacatcaaaaatattaaaacctataaattatataaaatgctaTAATTGTAGGAAGTTAAAAACTTTGAACAGATTTGTGATGAAAGCAAACTTAACAAAAGCAACAACATGTAAAGATTGTAGTCATTTGTATAGAATTACAATAgaccaaataattttaacaccccatgaaaatatattgcaaaatattaaaataactgagGCACAACTATGCACAAAAACTTGTTTAgcatttttcttaaatgcagaagatatatattatctagttACAGTCATATGGAAAGGAAAATCAGCTATTAGTGACtgtaatgatataatacaattaagatTAGTGAGATGGAATAAAGAATTGGAATGGTCCCCttcaaacacaatattattgagtatTGAAGAGGCTTATTTTCATTCCAAGatccgtaatatatataaaatgtattcatcaaCATTAATTGATagcataaattttaaacatatacttgcaaaaaaatattttaaaggtttAATAGAACAAGCAGAGGAATGTGATCGTAATATAAAGAGACATAAACATATcagaaacaattaaataaaaatgtacataaatctttctataatagtataatacaataataattcataccattatttattatgtttatcatgtattattttccAATATAATGTTCACATTACCTGAACACATGCATCTGCTTGATTAAGTAGTTTAAGACCCTTGACAAGGTCAGGTAAATCCATTGAATGTTTTGGTTCCAAAGCTACCCTCATGATTGGTGTAGCCATAGCTTTAATTTCTGTAAATGGTGGACAAGCTAGAGTTGTAGACAAAGTAGCACTCTTCAAGATATATTGTTCTAAATTACCAGCACCTATATAAgagaacaatacaatttatagctaataaatgtaaatatgaaatataaattaaaaaatatttttaccaaatatattGCCAGCGGGAACTTCATCTACAGGTTCTAAATCCCTACCCATTAACATATACAAATCAGTTATGGTAGTTTTCATGACATGCTGGTCAGATTTTAAAGTAGCCAAAGTACATTTTTCATCGACAAAAAAAtcctaaaaacaatataatttctatttgtattcataacataaataatttacttataaaaacatactttaTCTGTTATTTTTGATGGATCATGTTTAGGTCCTAAAACATACATTTCTTGACCACGGCGAATTGTACCGCTGTACATTCTTCCAAATGCAATAAACATTACATCATTCTCATTCTGGGTAGGTTCTATAACTTCTgaattattttcttcattattAGCTGTAGCACATTTTGTTTCTGGATCTTCTGTTTTTATTACACTACTTTTTAAAGCATGTTTAATTCTTGCTAACTCTCGTCTTTTAGCTATTTCTTCAACAGTTAATActtttggtttattttgaggtaaatattttcttttaatctaaaatcaaataacataaattaaatgataaaatgttttttttttctttaatacaataatatatttgtcgtTTATACAAACCGGAAACATTTTAGAAACAAAAGCTATAACTGGCACAGAAGCATCATCCggacaacattttaaaaaatcagttttcAATGCTATGGTTTCTTTAGGCATAAGATTAAATTCTTTCATTGGAGGACAGAGTaaagtttcaattttaacatcAGTAAGTTGATTTGGTGCTGGGCATTTTTCACATACCATTCCTTTGGAGAATtcaagatttaattaaatatatacatcattataagtaaatcaaaatatatttacctaaaacTGATAAGGATAAAGGAATCCATTGAGATAAAAaagattgtaataaaattcttGTATCTGTTTGACGCAAATCTCGGGCAAGAAGTGTCACATTCATACTTTcagctatttttaataaacgctCTTTGTCCtagaaaaaattgttgtttatcaATTTGTTGATAGACACAGcttactgtttaaaatatcatttatactgtttttaaaattatttaatttactttttgattaataatgacATCATATATAAGCCAAATGTTTTCAAGTATCATTTGTACAAAAATTGGTTTCTTGGCTTTTTCTTGTGCACCTTTCATGATTCTTTTTGTCtttgaatgtaaataaaaatctccccataacgttttttttaagacatcCACGTTCACACCAAGTTTCTTTGATACTAAATTTGCAAATGTTTCTATACTAAAACCActtaagtaagtatattttgaacagtattgaagagtaaataataaaataaaattattcaattaacaaattattgaaaaaaccacttctttataatttaaatagtccTGTACAGcacttttagttttaaacattaacatattttatttttaataaatatgactgtattatgttaatattaaaaataaattattgcttatactctttatgatttatgagacatcaatcaaattattttttaatcatgtcAAATTTACCTCTTAAAGATTTAAACATgcttacacataatataaatgtagaaaaaatatacctaaatgcCCAACCATCAGCAGCAGATGCAAAAACTACATTTCCTTGCTgtggtgaaaaatataaatcagaaTCATCAGCGGTCTCAATGGCAGTGCTCCATTGATTATACAAATCTTCACCTGACTGAATACCAACATGCTCTTTAGTTTCAGCttctttttcaaatacatcttttttaaaaagttctcCCACAACAgcatttatctaaatattataaaattaacaatttataaacattaaattgaattaaattaaggCAACACCTACTTGTTCAAGCACTTGAGTTAAATGAATATAGGCATCAAGTGGTGTTAAATTTAACTCCAATATCAGCCTATCAATCTTATTTAATACCAAaataggttttatattttctgacCAAATCTGCTTTAAACAAGCCTACAACCAAAAATTATAGGTGCATACAAAATATCAATCAAACTAGTTATTTACTGTTTAATTACTGATGTTAATCAAAAAGGGTTCATATGGCAATAATAGTTTACCTGAGTTTGAGGACAAACACCTTCTACaacatcaacaataataatagctcCGTCACATAATCGTAATGCAGTAGAGacttcagaaaaaaaatctacatgCCCAGGACAATCGATTACATTAATAAGATATTCTGATTCatctgaaataattatattcataaacattaatataatgacataattcacaaaataattaataaataaatatacctttgCAATGATATAATGCTATTGATGAACTTTTCATTGTTATACCACGTTGTTGTTCATCTCGTCTACTATCCATGTATCTCAATTTGCCAACCATCTTCTGAGATATAACACCATTACTGGCAACCAAAGAATCTGCCAATGTTGTTTTACCATGATCAACATGAgccataatacaaatattacgtATAGAACTAGGATTATGTTGAAGTTCAACCAGTTTATTTTGAGCAGTGTCcctcattttattttgtttattttatcaaatacactgaaatttaattaaatacaatatttaaattgatttaaaaacgattttataacatgattacaaataaatacatgtgGCGAAAATTTAAGATGCAACAAGTTATCAtagaaaactaatatttaaattaatgtaaaaatcatcaaataatgttaatattaacaatattacaaaagtACAAACTGTTACATAAAAgtgactttaatatttaaatttatcagtgAGAGAAAAAAGCTCAAAAAACtcgaaaatattaagatttaaaacaaccacgatataataaaaataccaacgttctaaaaatcaaacatGAGTGATACTAGTATCTTCATCCGTGcttatcagttattatttgaatacactATCACGattatacgatatacatattatatcttaaatcgtgtACACTATCattgttaacatttaaaaaagtttaactttCTAGTTAAATCACAGACTTCTATaaaatacagaatattatatagaagcaCAGGCTTAGAAAATATCTTCCAACTTTTCAAGACCGAGTGTAgaagtattgtatatttatatagaagtctatgagttaaatatattttaaaccatgaTCTTTTCTGTGGTTTCTAATCCGTAACCGGTTCAAAACCATGGTTCTATACTTCGGTGGAGTAATCTTATtggttacatttttatctccGCGGCAAATATTCAATCAAACTGTAATTATTACACACGATGGtagctaaaaatgtataaatgtaaaattgacACCAATAAATTGTACCGAATTCAACGCTGTGTACTTCAATAATGATAGATAAATTTGTAGGTATCTTTTCAGAAATGCTATTTTACTATCAGCGTGTCATGTAACTATTTAAGACGCGATTGAGTACTAGTTAGTATGTTAGGACGTGATTTAGATAATCTgaattagatacctatattatagttgataaCACATTATCGTAGTAATCatagttattttacatttatgggTATAGCAGTATTGTAAATCGACTAAACCGTAAACGTCGTAACTACACATCGGCCGAATTGAAATaccttatgaataatatacataatatgatctaAGCTTAAAGATCAGTACACTATCACCGTACTTCGTAGACCGTGTATTGGTATGGTCGTGTGTTCAACATTTTCTTGTTAATTCACAATTAGGTGATCAGTAAACATTGTAAACGGAGAAATTCGAAAAGTCTGATTGGTTTTGATGAATGGTAAAATAGACATTTGCAAACATAATAAACGCTAGAGGGCTTAGATAACTATATCTAGGCTCTTTAGTAAACGCCATAAAGAGAGTTTCCATTACAAACGTGTACGTGTACgtgcataaaaatacttttctatAATTGGTTGGAACGTGTAAGCTTTCTGGTACACCAAAAGCTTACCGCATGTATACCAACCAATCACAGAAAAGAATTATCTATGCACTTACCCATACACGTATGTAGTGGGAACTCGCCTCAAACCATAGCGTTTGGTCTGTTTGATTCCACAAACCAAAACCGTGGTCGAGTTTATTTATACCTTCATTGCCGCCTATATCGTGCTAACTATTTAAATCTACAATCGGTTTGGTATCACGGAGGtccaataatatatcataatt from Aphis gossypii isolate Hap1 chromosome 1, ASM2018417v2, whole genome shotgun sequence includes these protein-coding regions:
- the LOC114127941 gene encoding elongation factor-like GTPase 1, whose protein sequence is MRDTAQNKLVELQHNPSSIRNICIMAHVDHGKTTLADSLVASNGVISQKMVGKLRYMDSRRDEQQRGITMKSSSIALYHCKDESEYLINVIDCPGHVDFFSEVSTALRLCDGAIIIVDVVEGVCPQTQACLKQIWSENIKPILVLNKIDRLILELNLTPLDAYIHLTQVLEQINAVVGELFKKDVFEKEAETKEHVGIQSGEDLYNQWSTAIETADDSDLYFSPQQGNVVFASAADGWAFSIETFANLVSKKLGVNVDVLKKTLWGDFYLHSKTKRIMKGAQEKAKKPIFVQMILENIWLIYDVIINQKDKERLLKIAESMNVTLLARDLRQTDTRILLQSFLSQWIPLSLSVLGMVCEKCPAPNQLTDVKIETLLCPPMKEFNLMPKETIALKTDFLKCCPDDASVPVIAFVSKMFPIKRKYLPQNKPKVLTVEEIAKRRELARIKHALKSSVIKTEDPETKCATANNEENNSEVIEPTQNENDVMFIAFGRMYSGTIRRGQEMYVLGPKHDPSKITDKDFFVDEKCTLATLKSDQHVMKTTITDLYMLMGRDLEPVDEVPAGNIFGAGNLEQYILKSATLSTTLACPPFTEIKAMATPIMRVALEPKHSMDLPDLVKGLKLLNQADACVQVIMQETGEHVIVTAGEVHLQKCLDDLRERYAKIEVIASAPIVPFRETVVVPPKVDMAHEVVENQKNETEENSNGLLNVYTSNHLCCIKIRAEPLPIAATNLLEKSTDILKALSEQKTENIADALERLKIEDSASKNIKIAIDTFRSQLQEALGNNIDVSQIWAFGPRKCGPNILLNKIPNYTRSVWNPKDNVNDLTKYENSFMNGFQIATLAGPLCEEPMTGVCFVVEDWTVDVLQQTSCDPYGPMSGQIMSAVKEGCRKAFQAQPQRLMAAMYSCSIQANAEILGKMYAVLGRRHGRVISSDMAHGSASTFNITALLPVIESFSFSAEIRKQTSGLASPQLVFSHWEVIDIDPFWVPNTEEELELFGEKADSGNRALNYMNAVRRRKGLSVEEKIVEFGEKQRTLSKNK
- the LOC114127942 gene encoding IQ and ubiquitin-like domain-containing protein, translating into MIEITTSNHVNVDKDIKMYSNLSIPPNQYASIPVQVKLPNNNTLSTNFALSDTILEVKRFILPALQPKIENIQQIKCVMHDEHKVFETNDYTVLKQKWNNSPIQISVSIKHHEDIEKISNEPNASGTSAQLIIHPEYGNILDTNAMIPKQVTGYKNKNTGKLYRNTIVQTVSENIDIDSQYYENKMSIAIQTIQTKDATTESIVEFGTQTESMDVLRSLNVIREITPRQSVILPDVNRIKDLDKYARVIQKSVRLWISRKKFKRILEYYYYKKKLTCDEEKNLKNIIKFEQSQNKLNLQYPTKTRDFEALYSIIHDHYKNIKSSEKNKSPKCIINENKEHLKKELECFKEITKHQNQVKEIAKDKKIFRQLYKISKPVIMTRSNGETISIKTPETYQAKQLMKLYLDLKKNNLSKDERTKLLLKLRETLEPFKEIDLTKPIIDLLTRELTMLNVIQIEDDKLQILRKRIEISFQWILKQPEINPAITSKILKPINYIKCYNCRKLKTLNRFVMKANLTKATTCKDCSHLYRITIDQIILTPHENILQNIKITEAQLCTKTCLAFFLNAEDIYYLVTVIWKGKSAISDCNDIIQLRLVRWNKELEWSPSNTILLSIEEAYFHSKIRNIYKMYSSTLIDSINFKHILAKKYFKGLIEQAEECDRNIKRHKHIRNN